The Segatella copri genome contains a region encoding:
- a CDS encoding DUF6169 family protein, with product MLQCNKATMLFLCSTSDGKQLMRGWLFKNWFDTYKYRNRFTMVTSTLLDEYGIDNVASVIIRNDNPNLGKVLAEFGETIEMFSHKQSLGL from the coding sequence ATTCTTCAATGCAATAAGGCGACGATGTTGTTTTTATGCTCTACAAGTGACGGCAAGCAATTGATGAGAGGATGGTTGTTCAAGAATTGGTTCGATACATATAAGTATCGTAATCGTTTTACAATGGTGACATCTACTTTGTTAGATGAGTATGGAATAGACAATGTGGCTTCTGTAATCATCAGAAATGACAATCCTAATCTTGGTAAAGTATTGGCAGAATTTGGAGAAACAATAGAAATGTTTAGCCATAAGCAAAGTCTCGGTTTATAA